A genomic region of Phragmites australis chromosome 2, lpPhrAust1.1, whole genome shotgun sequence contains the following coding sequences:
- the LOC133896520 gene encoding inner membrane protein ALBINO3, chloroplastic-like — translation MAKSLLSSSLLPSLPRVAGAARLPLLPSLRSLRRRRAGACRVRASLHGLESVGGLQAALERAEAALFTLADAAVVAVDAAAGAGGGDAEQAAAAVQKNGGWFGFISEALEVVLKVLKDGLSTVHVPYSYGFAIILLTIIVKAATLPLTKKQVESTLAMQNLQPQIKAIQQRYAGNQERIQLETARLYRQAGVNPLAGCFPTLATIPVWIGLYQALSNVANEGLLTEGFFWIPSLGGPTTIAARQSGAGISWLFPFVDGHPPLGWHDTIAYLVLPVLLVASQYVSMEIMKPPQSDDPSQKNTLLVLKFLPFMIGYFSLSVPSGLSIYWFTNNVLSTAQQVWLRKMGGAKPVVSEGGSGIITAGRAKRSNAQPSGERFRQLKEEENRRKFNKVLASGDSVSASSISEDEDLDDETTEEGGPVEDASNAGSNKKLPSYSGKKGKRSKRKRMVQ, via the exons ATGGCCAAGtcgctcctctcctcctccctcctcccctcgCTGCCCCGCGTCGCGGGCGCCGCGAGGCTGCCGCTTCTCCCGTCGCTGCGctccctccgccgccgacgCGCCGGGGCGTGCAGGGTGAGGGCGAGCCTGCACGGGCTCGAGTCGGTCGGGGGACTCCAGGCCGCGCTGGAGCGCGCCGAGGCGGCGCTCTTCACGCTCGCGGACGCCGCGGTCGTCGCGGTCGACGCGGCCGCGGGGGCAGGAGGAGGGGATGCCGAGCAGGCGGCCGCGGCGGTTCAGAAGAACGGGGGGTGGTTCGGGTTCATCTCCGAGGCGCTGGAGGTCGTTCTCAAG GTGCTAAAAGATGGTCTGTCAACAGTTCATGTGCCTTACTCATACGGATTTGCGATCATTCTGCTCACCATCATAGTGAAGGCTGCGACTTTGCCTCTAACAAAAAAGCAG GTCGAATCAACTCTGGCGATGCAGAATTTACAGCCACAGATCAAGGCAATCCAGCAGAGATATGCAGGCAATCAG GAAAGGATACAGCTAGAGACTGCTCGGCTATATAGGCAAGCTGGAGTCAACCCGTTAGCAG GATGTTTTCCAACTTTGGCAACAATACCTGTCTGGATTGGTCTTTACCAGGCCCTTTCGAATGTGGCAAATGAG GGATTGTTGACAGAAGGATTTTTCTGGATTCCTTCATTGGGAGGCCCAACAACGATTGCTGCTCGGCAAAGTGGTGCTGGCATTTCTTGGCTCTTCCCTTTTGTG GATGGTCATCCTCCATTAGGCTGGCATGACACGATAGCTTATCTCGTGTTGCCTGTACTACTTGTTGCTTCTCAGTACGTCTCTATGGAGATCATGAAGCCACCACAG AGCGATGACCCATCACAGAAAAACACACTGCTCGTTTTGAAATTTCTTCCGTTTATGATTGGATATTTCTCTTTGTCAGTGCCATCGGGATTGTCCATTTATTG GTTTACGAACAATGTCCTCAGCACAGCCCAGCAGGTGTGGTTACGGAAAATGGGAGGAGCAAAGCCTGTAGTCAGTGAGGGAGGTAGTGGAATAATTACAGCAGGACGAGCAAAACGCTCCAATGCTCAACCATCTGGTGAAAG GTTTAGGCAgctaaaagaagaagagaacagGAGAAAATTCAACAAAGTGCTTGCTTCAGGAGATTCAGTTTCAGCATCGTCTATATCAGAGGATGAAGACTTGGATGATGAGACCACAGAAGAG GGAGGGCCTGTAGAGGATGCATCCAATGCTGGTAGCAACAAGAAACTTCCAAGTTACTCTGGGAAGAAGGGCAAAAGATCGAAAAGGAAGCGCATGGTGCAGTAA
- the LOC133896510 gene encoding uncharacterized protein LOC133896510 — MGRTKEKERRELSIGEPLLTSLSMENSSSHPSTLLSMDPAGSAESSGGGGANGVGSGGDRELFIIPRHESAHPGPPDINLPLSADPSPPPPSWSLDPFDILDVNLGTHTYESEVALTLPKSTGNGSAGVGVGARKCAKRGDSIWGAWFFFNHYFRPALVEKPKGKATRDASGSISGFDKSDLRLDVFLVQHDMENMYMWVFRERPDNALGKMQLRSFMNGHSKHGEPSFPFSADKGFARSHRMQRKHYRGLSNPQCLHGIEIVNSPNLSSVPEADLKRWAELTGRGLNFSIPSEASDFESWRSLPSTDFELDRPHLPSSKSVAHGSHNHKKGLNGSGLNLSTPPSSDDGMDLSPKYAKRRKDFFGHGVEEDYVMANNSCSDREQEVEVHPGEPSWMHEFTGVAKHASGPVTAAKTIYEDDEGYLIVVSMLFSDPHSVKVSWRNTLTHGIVKITSVSTARMPFIKRHERTFKLTDPFPEHCPPGEFVREIPLATRIPEDAKIEAYYDETGTGLEIMVPKHRVGPEEHEVQVCMRPPHLGDNDLVLS, encoded by the coding sequence ATGGGAAGGacgaaggagaaggagaggagggagcTCTCCATCGGGGAGCCCCTCCTCACCTCCCTCTCCATGGAGAACAGCAGCAGCCACCCCAGCACTCTCCTCTCCATGGACCCAGCCGGATCTGCTGAGTCCTCCGGCGGTGGTGGCGCCAATGGGGTTGGTAGTGGTGGTGACCGGGAACTATTCATCATTCCCCGGCATGAGTCTGCACATCCGGGTCCGCCGGACATCAACCTCCCACTTTCTGCAGACCCCTCCCCACCACCTCCGTCATGGAGCCTCGACCCGTTCGACATACTTGATGTCAATCTTGGCACGCACACTTATGAGTCTGAGGTTGCACTTACACTTCCAAAGTCGACTGGCAATGGTAGTGCTGGAGTCGGTGTCGGTGCGAGGAAGTGTGCTAAGAGAGGGGACAGCATTTGGGGTGCATGGTTCTTCTTCAATCACTACTTCAGGCCTGCACTTGTGGAGAAGCCAAAGGGGAAGGCAACACGAGATGCGTCTGGAAGCATCTCGGGCTTCGACAAGTCTGACCTTCGCCTTGATGTCTTCCTGGTGCAGCATGACATGGAGAACATGTACATGTGGGTTTTCAGGGAGCGGCCTGACAATGCCCTTGGGAAGATGCAGCTCCGGAGCTTCATGAATGGGCATTCCAAGCATGGGGAGCCATCTTTTCCATTCAGTGCTGACAAGGGCTTTGCGAGGTCACACCGCATGCAGCGAAAGCACTACCGCGGGCTGTCCAACCCGCAGTGCCTTCATGGGATTGAGATTGTGAACTCACCAAATTTATCATCAGTTCCTGAGGCTGACTTGAAGAGGTGGGCTGAACTCACAGGCAGGGGACTTAATTTCTCAATACCATCAGAAGCCAGTGACTTTGAATCATGGAGGAGTCTTCCGAGCACTGATTTTGAACTTGACAGGCCACACTTACCATCATCAAAGAGTGTTGCACATGGCTCTCATAATCATAAAAAGGGACTGAATGGTTCAGGTCTCAACTTATCTACTCCACCATCATCAGATGATGGGATGGACCTTTCGCCAAAATATGCCAAACGCCGCAAGGATTTCTTTGGCCATGGTGTAGAGGAGGACTATGTGATGGCAAACAATTCGTGTTCTGATAGAGAGCAAGAGGTTGAAGTCCACCCTGGTGAGCCATCATGGATGCATGAGTTCACTGGTGTGGCAAAACATGCAAGTGGGCCTGTCACTGCTGCCAAGACAATATATGAGGATGATGAAGGATACTTAATCGTGGTGAGCATGCTCTTCTCTGATCCACACAGCGTCAAGGTGTCTTGGAGGAACACGCTGACACACGGCATCGTGAAGATAACATCTGTGAGCACCGCTCGGATGCCCTTCATAAAGAGGCATGAAAGGACATTCAAGTTGACGGACCCTTTCCCTGAGCACTGCCCTCCCGGCGAGTTTGTGAGAGAGATACCTCTGGCTACACGGATTCCTGAAGACGCAAAGATTGAGGCGTATTATGATGAGACAGGAACTGGATTGGAAATCATGGTCCCAAAGCACCGAGTTGGACCAGAGGAGCATGAAGTTCAGGTCTGCATGAGGCCCCCGCACCTTGGTGACAACGATCTTGTGCTATCATAG